Proteins encoded within one genomic window of Deltaproteobacteria bacterium:
- a CDS encoding DUF6209 family protein, whose amino-acid sequence MNRSRFLLLVGLLPLTACGDLAGTGLQSRSQGHAVAALSPSIVDDGGDRADRACQVVLRSAGRLPGEGDYQMDCDSGECLYYWEVKVDVDEDLPEGTAVRLLYRLGSEGDHWQIDGVHEGEGRAGYRRYHFGMSDHLFGPQSPSPEAIEVLPFVELPGGTRLFDHNRYTGPFDTHRLTASTGYGASDGGVCQPPVGSLFFDAGWGESRHGTLRQGGFLRVQYQLDRLPHCRGTHNGHPAWDVVAHARFLPEGQHLQGSVRQLISNAGIPTNEATERTWQLEIPENAESIELWFENYTGAGSSCVAWDSNYGENYHFEVWPDASDPRCLGLQKESGAHTESDQMVHNQPHCVGYELAGQYDATACELHVVGFGDGYMGHYGIPTNWLVAYLEVGEQEGEVLEAGLFTRSHGPGMAPTDHFSLGLPVAPGVWKVGFTYQSTTTMYGTGADWTVDALAFFVDVRRPDGEVVRLWQSRGGANYTPGEIFAAGRHTESIPYGRMQWATEGSVVFESRRACQ is encoded by the coding sequence ATGAACCGTTCGCGCTTTCTCCTCCTGGTCGGCCTGCTCCCCCTGACCGCCTGCGGTGACCTGGCCGGCACCGGCCTGCAGTCCCGCTCGCAGGGGCACGCGGTGGCCGCCCTCTCCCCCTCCATCGTGGACGACGGCGGCGATCGCGCCGACCGCGCCTGCCAGGTGGTGCTGCGCTCGGCCGGACGGCTTCCGGGCGAGGGCGACTACCAGATGGACTGCGACTCGGGCGAGTGCCTCTACTACTGGGAGGTGAAGGTCGACGTCGACGAGGACCTGCCGGAGGGGACCGCGGTGCGCCTCCTCTATCGTCTCGGCTCCGAGGGCGACCACTGGCAGATCGACGGCGTTCACGAGGGCGAGGGGCGGGCCGGCTACCGGCGCTACCACTTCGGGATGAGCGACCACCTCTTCGGTCCGCAGTCGCCCTCCCCCGAGGCCATCGAGGTGCTGCCCTTCGTCGAGCTGCCCGGCGGGACCCGGCTCTTCGACCACAACCGCTACACCGGCCCCTTCGACACCCATCGCCTGACGGCGAGCACCGGCTACGGCGCCTCCGACGGGGGCGTCTGCCAGCCCCCCGTCGGCTCGCTCTTCTTCGACGCCGGCTGGGGCGAGAGCCGGCACGGCACCCTCCGGCAGGGTGGCTTTCTGCGAGTGCAGTACCAGCTCGACCGCCTCCCTCACTGCCGGGGCACCCACAACGGCCACCCCGCCTGGGACGTCGTCGCCCACGCCCGCTTCCTGCCCGAGGGCCAGCACCTCCAGGGCAGCGTGCGGCAGCTGATCAGCAACGCGGGCATCCCCACCAACGAGGCCACCGAGCGGACCTGGCAGCTCGAGATCCCCGAGAACGCCGAGAGCATCGAGCTCTGGTTCGAGAACTACACCGGCGCCGGCTCCTCCTGCGTCGCCTGGGACTCCAACTACGGCGAGAACTACCACTTCGAGGTCTGGCCCGACGCCTCGGACCCCCGCTGCCTCGGCCTCCAGAAGGAGAGCGGAGCGCACACCGAGAGCGACCAGATGGTGCACAACCAGCCCCACTGCGTCGGCTACGAGCTCGCGGGGCAGTACGACGCGACCGCCTGCGAGCTCCACGTGGTCGGCTTCGGCGATGGCTACATGGGGCACTACGGCATCCCGACGAACTGGCTGGTGGCCTACCTCGAGGTGGGCGAGCAGGAGGGCGAGGTCCTCGAGGCCGGCCTCTTCACCCGCTCCCACGGCCCCGGCATGGCCCCGACCGATCACTTCTCCCTGGGCCTGCCGGTCGCGCCCGGCGTCTGGAAGGTCGGCTTCACCTACCAGTCCACCACCACGATGTACGGCACCGGCGCCGACTGGACCGTCGACGCGCTCGCCTTCTTCGTCGACGTGCGCCGCCCGGACGGCGAGGTGGTGCGCCTCTGGCAGAGCCGGGGCGGCGCCAACTACACGCCGGGCGAGATCTTCGCCGCCGGCCGCCACACCGAGTCGATCCCCTACGGCCGCATGCAGTGGGCCACCGAGGGCTCGGTCGTCTTCGAGTCGCGCCGGGCCTGCCAGTAG
- a CDS encoding helix-turn-helix domain containing protein, translating into MSQINEERRQERRQGRREREREARIAAIREAAARLFARKGVEATTMEEVADAAELGKATLYHYFPTKQALFREIVTSATREFWESLVEEGLAPSPDADEVQAPRTALDAVERVARVTSTYYAGEGELPRLLLPLMAGGQARLAEALGPEVAAEVMRAHRPILAPLKTVDAAMPLPGAVADLLTTLMVGLAHRAQADPGRDPRSELDLFFKLLRAGCAGTSRENA; encoded by the coding sequence ATGTCCCAGATCAACGAGGAGCGCCGCCAGGAGCGCCGCCAGGGCCGCCGGGAGCGGGAGCGGGAGGCCCGGATCGCCGCGATCCGCGAGGCCGCCGCCCGCCTCTTCGCCCGCAAGGGGGTGGAGGCGACGACCATGGAGGAGGTGGCCGACGCCGCCGAGCTCGGCAAGGCCACCCTCTACCACTACTTCCCGACCAAGCAGGCGCTCTTCCGGGAGATCGTGACCTCGGCCACCCGGGAGTTCTGGGAGAGCCTGGTCGAGGAGGGCCTGGCGCCCTCTCCCGACGCGGACGAGGTCCAGGCGCCCCGGACGGCGCTCGACGCCGTCGAGCGGGTGGCCCGGGTCACCAGCACCTACTACGCCGGGGAGGGCGAGCTGCCCCGCCTCCTGCTGCCGCTGATGGCGGGGGGGCAGGCCCGGCTGGCCGAGGCCCTCGGCCCCGAGGTCGCCGCGGAGGTGATGCGCGCCCACCGGCCCATCCTCGCCCCCCTGAAGACCGTCGACGCGGCGATGCCCCTCCCGGGCGCCGTCGCGGATCTGCTCACCACCCTCATGGTGGGCCTCGCCCACCGCGCCCAGGCCGACCCCGGCCGGGATCCTCGCTCCGAGCTGGACCTCTTCTTCAAACTCCTCCGTGCCGGCTGCGCCGGGACCTCCCGGGAGAACGCCTAG
- a CDS encoding aspartate aminotransferase family protein, producing the protein MSIPEFPKAGLSRDEVVARLKEAAAGDADWHGGHTFSLVYFAEDELLSVLKEAYTLFFSANALSPFAFPSLRRFEEEVVQMATSLLQGGPEAVGTMTSGGTESIMMAVKAARDRARQLRPEIEKPELLLPLSAHPAFEKAAHYFGLETVHVPLREDYRADPEEAERLITENTILMVGSAPGYPHGVVDPIEALAALAAQRDIPFHVDACLGGYLLPFLRRLGRPIPPFDFAVPGVTSISADLHKYGFAARGASTILYRSEDYRKHQFFAYTRWPGGLYGSPSMVGSRGGGAIAAAWAALTYLGEEGYLSLARTILETTEALEAGIEAIPGLRIVGEPDASVFAFTGDDLDIYAVGDAMEARGWSLDAQQLPAALHLMVTPAHAPVVEPFLADLREVAEGVRAGELSSASGMSQIYGMTGGTLDQGPVKDMILQLMSELLPPRRVA; encoded by the coding sequence ATGAGCATTCCCGAGTTTCCGAAGGCCGGCCTGTCCCGGGACGAGGTGGTCGCCCGCCTGAAGGAGGCGGCCGCCGGTGACGCCGACTGGCACGGCGGCCACACCTTCTCCCTGGTCTACTTCGCCGAGGACGAGCTGCTCTCGGTCCTGAAGGAGGCCTACACCCTCTTCTTCTCGGCCAACGCGCTCTCGCCCTTCGCCTTCCCCTCCCTGCGGCGCTTCGAGGAGGAGGTGGTGCAGATGGCCACCTCCCTGCTCCAGGGCGGCCCCGAGGCGGTGGGCACCATGACCTCGGGCGGCACCGAGAGCATCATGATGGCGGTGAAGGCGGCCCGGGACCGGGCGCGGCAGCTGCGGCCGGAGATCGAGAAGCCCGAGCTGCTCCTGCCCCTCTCGGCGCACCCCGCCTTCGAGAAGGCCGCCCACTACTTCGGCCTCGAGACGGTCCACGTCCCGCTGCGGGAGGACTACCGGGCCGACCCGGAGGAGGCCGAGCGCCTCATCACCGAGAACACCATCCTCATGGTCGGGTCGGCCCCGGGCTATCCCCACGGCGTGGTCGACCCCATCGAGGCGCTGGCCGCCCTCGCCGCGCAACGAGACATCCCCTTCCATGTGGACGCCTGCCTCGGCGGCTACCTCCTGCCCTTCCTGCGCCGCCTGGGCCGGCCCATCCCCCCCTTCGACTTCGCGGTCCCGGGGGTCACCAGCATCTCGGCCGATCTGCACAAGTACGGCTTCGCCGCCCGCGGCGCCTCGACCATCCTCTACCGCAGCGAGGACTACCGGAAGCACCAGTTCTTCGCCTACACCCGCTGGCCCGGCGGCCTCTATGGCTCACCGAGCATGGTGGGCTCCCGCGGGGGCGGCGCCATCGCCGCGGCCTGGGCGGCGCTGACCTACCTGGGCGAGGAGGGCTACCTCTCCCTCGCCCGCACCATCCTCGAGACCACCGAGGCCCTCGAGGCCGGCATCGAGGCCATCCCCGGGCTGCGGATCGTCGGCGAGCCCGACGCCAGCGTCTTCGCCTTCACCGGCGACGACCTCGACATCTACGCGGTGGGCGACGCCATGGAGGCCCGGGGCTGGTCCCTCGACGCCCAGCAACTCCCGGCTGCCCTCCACCTGATGGTGACGCCGGCCCACGCCCCGGTGGTCGAGCCCTTCCTGGCCGACCTGCGGGAGGTGGCCGAGGGCGTGCGCGCCGGCGAGCTCTCCTCGGCCTCCGGGATGTCCCAGATCTACGGCATGACCGGCGGCACCCTCGACCAGGGCCCGGTGAAGGACATGATCCTGCAGCTGATGTCCGAGCTGCTTCCGCCGCGTCGCGTCGCCTGA
- a CDS encoding glycosyltransferase family 39 protein: protein MRLRENRWLVVLAMVLVYLLSRALFSWMGVSFDESPLTRSWQNLDVVALQHDLLAGVHHQHAQPPLFNLFLGVVLKLFPVAHAAAFSLVFRALGLAAYLLSYAILTRLGFGRKIAFLAATLFILTPTAVLYESWLFYTWPIAVLLALAAYLLLLHEETLEVRYAVGFLVVIALLCLTRSMFHVVFLVACAAGVLLVRSPGRRRILAFAVGLLLVVGALPLKNYLVFGSAQTSSWLGMNLWKMVGHNVAGADLPMDAGVGAVPAFSPIDRYPERYREVPARFSSVPVLREERKSTGEPNLNHHGYLAVSREYLKGARHLIAADPGAYLRSVGKGWGYYCRPAWDYWFLQDNRERLQPYIDLVSLAPIRFLLEELFLGEDAAAGAFPRSSYLLVPGMLILVVVNLVLGLVRRFRGGSRPRSIVFLAFLVLTVLYVALLGNALEYGENNRFRVQTDLLLYLAVIVSLRDLGGALRQRVFEKRDP, encoded by the coding sequence ATGCGGCTGCGGGAGAACAGGTGGCTCGTCGTCCTCGCGATGGTGCTCGTGTATCTGCTCTCCCGTGCTCTCTTCTCGTGGATGGGCGTGAGCTTCGACGAGTCGCCGCTCACCCGCTCCTGGCAGAACCTCGACGTCGTGGCGCTGCAGCACGATCTGCTGGCGGGGGTCCACCACCAGCACGCGCAGCCCCCGCTCTTCAACCTCTTCCTGGGCGTCGTCCTCAAGCTCTTCCCGGTAGCCCACGCCGCCGCCTTCTCCCTCGTCTTTCGGGCGCTGGGGCTGGCGGCCTACCTCCTGAGCTACGCGATCCTCACCCGCCTCGGCTTCGGCCGGAAGATCGCCTTCCTCGCGGCGACCCTCTTCATCCTCACCCCGACGGCGGTGCTCTACGAGAGCTGGCTCTTCTACACCTGGCCGATCGCGGTGCTGCTGGCCCTCGCGGCGTACCTGCTGCTGCTCCACGAGGAGACGCTGGAGGTCAGGTACGCCGTGGGCTTCCTGGTCGTCATCGCCCTGCTCTGCCTGACGCGCTCGATGTTCCACGTGGTCTTCCTGGTGGCCTGCGCGGCCGGGGTCCTGCTCGTGCGGTCCCCGGGCCGGAGACGGATCCTGGCCTTCGCCGTGGGTCTGCTCCTGGTGGTCGGGGCGCTGCCCCTGAAGAACTACCTCGTCTTCGGATCCGCGCAGACCTCCTCCTGGCTGGGCATGAACCTCTGGAAGATGGTCGGGCACAACGTGGCGGGCGCCGACCTGCCGATGGACGCCGGGGTCGGGGCCGTGCCCGCGTTCTCGCCCATCGACCGCTACCCGGAACGCTACCGGGAGGTGCCGGCGCGCTTCTCGTCGGTGCCGGTGCTGCGCGAGGAGCGCAAGTCGACCGGAGAGCCGAACCTCAACCACCACGGCTACCTCGCCGTCTCCCGGGAGTACCTGAAGGGCGCGAGGCACCTGATCGCCGCCGATCCGGGGGCCTACCTGAGGAGCGTCGGCAAGGGGTGGGGCTACTACTGCCGGCCCGCCTGGGACTACTGGTTCCTGCAGGACAACCGGGAGCGGCTCCAGCCCTACATCGACCTCGTCTCCCTCGCGCCGATCCGCTTCCTCCTCGAGGAGCTGTTCCTGGGAGAGGACGCCGCGGCGGGAGCCTTCCCCCGCTCGTCCTATCTGCTGGTGCCGGGGATGCTGATCCTGGTGGTCGTCAACCTCGTCCTCGGCCTCGTCCGCCGCTTCCGGGGCGGTAGCCGCCCCCGGTCGATCGTCTTCCTCGCCTTCCTCGTGCTGACGGTGCTCTACGTCGCGCTGCTCGGGAACGCGCTGGAGTACGGAGAGAACAACCGCTTTCGGGTGCAGACCGACCTCCTCCTCTACCTCGCGGTGATCGTCTCCCTTCGCGATCTCGGGGGGGCGTTGCGCCAGAGGGTGTTCGAGAAGCGGGACCCCTGA
- a CDS encoding thermonuclease family protein, with amino-acid sequence MSRTPAAGLRVCCLLLLATPLLLLGGGCGEKCGPKKAVVTEVVDGDTVHLDTGDTVRLLMVNTPEITSGKNECYGEEARRFTTDLVEGKEVRLEYEDECTDRFQRLLAYVSIDGRELNALLVERGYACAYYVPPSGEDRLAEFEELELDARAASRGLWGSCQEITCQD; translated from the coding sequence ATGAGCCGGACGCCCGCCGCCGGCCTGCGGGTCTGCTGCCTCCTGCTCCTCGCCACGCCCCTCCTCCTGCTGGGGGGCGGTTGCGGGGAGAAGTGCGGCCCGAAGAAGGCGGTGGTCACCGAGGTGGTCGACGGTGACACCGTTCACCTCGACACCGGCGACACGGTGCGGCTCCTGATGGTGAACACCCCCGAGATCACCTCGGGGAAGAACGAGTGCTACGGCGAGGAGGCTCGCCGCTTCACCACCGATCTGGTCGAGGGCAAGGAGGTCCGCCTCGAGTACGAGGACGAGTGCACCGACCGCTTCCAGCGCCTGCTGGCCTATGTCTCCATCGACGGGCGGGAGCTCAACGCCCTGCTGGTGGAGCGGGGCTACGCCTGCGCCTACTACGTGCCCCCGAGCGGCGAGGATCGTCTCGCCGAGTTCGAGGAGCTCGAGCTCGACGCCCGGGCCGCCAGCCGCGGCCTCTGGGGTAGCTGCCAGGAGATCACATGTCAGGACTGA
- a CDS encoding cobalamin-independent methionine synthase II family protein has translation MTWRTEHVGSLLRPPELMNLRLALLQGQGDPGALARLEDEAILQVLERQRELGLDVVGDGEFRRFSFIGEIAASVSGFAFGQLPNPDWFTAEGRDNPGANAMIAAERLEPRRRIAQREAAFLGAHAAGPFKVTLPSPLVIAQAGWTPERSSAAYPRRADLMWHVADLLREEIAALAAEGVPYVQIDNPGLAHYLDPALAERARGVGIEIDIPLEEALAADHHCVKDLPEEGPVVGLHLCRGNWRSAWLAQGGYEPVAEALFSLPRVNRLLLEFDTERAGSFEPLRLVPGDKTVVLGLVSTKQGSLEDEEALLRKVEAASRHLPLERLAISPQCGFATSIPGNRITPEEQWAKLERVVSLAARLWA, from the coding sequence ATGACCTGGCGCACCGAACACGTGGGGAGCCTGCTCCGGCCCCCGGAGCTGATGAACCTGCGGCTCGCCCTGCTCCAGGGCCAGGGCGATCCCGGGGCCCTCGCCCGGCTGGAGGACGAGGCCATCCTCCAGGTGCTCGAGCGCCAGCGGGAGCTCGGCCTCGACGTGGTGGGCGACGGGGAGTTCCGACGCTTCTCCTTCATCGGGGAGATCGCGGCCTCCGTCTCGGGCTTCGCCTTCGGCCAGCTGCCGAACCCCGACTGGTTCACGGCGGAGGGCCGCGACAACCCGGGCGCCAACGCCATGATCGCGGCCGAGAGGCTCGAGCCGCGCCGGCGGATCGCGCAGCGGGAGGCGGCCTTCCTCGGGGCGCACGCCGCCGGGCCCTTCAAGGTCACGCTCCCGAGCCCCCTGGTGATCGCCCAGGCCGGGTGGACCCCCGAGCGCAGCAGCGCGGCCTATCCGCGGCGCGCGGATCTGATGTGGCACGTGGCCGATCTCCTCCGCGAGGAGATCGCGGCGCTCGCCGCCGAGGGTGTCCCCTACGTCCAGATCGACAACCCCGGCCTGGCCCACTACCTCGATCCGGCGCTGGCCGAGCGCGCCCGCGGCGTGGGGATCGAGATCGACATCCCCCTCGAGGAGGCCCTGGCGGCCGATCATCACTGCGTGAAGGATCTCCCCGAGGAGGGCCCCGTCGTGGGCCTGCACCTCTGCCGCGGCAACTGGAGGAGCGCCTGGCTGGCGCAGGGCGGCTACGAGCCCGTGGCCGAGGCGCTCTTCTCCCTTCCCCGCGTGAACCGCCTCCTGCTGGAGTTCGACACCGAGCGGGCGGGGAGCTTCGAGCCCCTGCGCCTGGTGCCCGGTGACAAGACGGTGGTGCTGGGGCTCGTCTCCACCAAGCAGGGGAGCCTGGAGGACGAGGAGGCGCTCCTCCGCAAGGTCGAGGCGGCCTCCCGCCACCTCCCCCTCGAGCGGCTGGCCATCAGCCCCCAGTGCGGCTTCGCCACGAGCATCCCGGGCAACCGGATCACCCCCGAGGAGCAGTGGGCCAAGCTCGAGCGCGTCGTCTCCCTGGCGGCGCGGCTCTGGGCCTGA
- a CDS encoding TSUP family transporter, whose translation MKTFLLSSIIALAATAQAVTGFGGNVVALSLGVHLEDLRVLVAAVILTGPLQTAPIVWLDRKEIRARLFLTRLLPLALLGLGVGLWLSPRIPTTGLSTLLGVLVIAFSARELWRTLRRQAPAAPFPPLVEASLYLIGGLVHGLIATGGPIIVYALARQLTDKRSLRGTLASLWLVLNFLMIAVLVPRLEAPMEAITLGAWLLPGLAVGFGLGQWLHHRVPERTFRLALFGLLLLAGLAALR comes from the coding sequence ATGAAGACCTTCCTGCTCTCCAGCATCATCGCCCTCGCGGCGACCGCGCAGGCGGTGACCGGCTTCGGCGGGAACGTCGTGGCCCTCTCCCTCGGCGTCCACCTCGAGGACCTGCGGGTGCTGGTCGCGGCGGTGATCCTCACCGGACCCCTGCAGACCGCGCCCATCGTCTGGCTCGATCGCAAGGAGATCCGCGCCCGCCTCTTCCTGACCCGCCTGCTCCCCCTCGCCCTCCTCGGGCTCGGGGTGGGGCTCTGGCTCTCACCGCGCATCCCCACCACCGGGCTCTCGACCCTGCTCGGGGTGCTGGTGATCGCCTTCTCCGCGCGCGAGCTCTGGCGGACGCTGCGGCGGCAGGCCCCGGCGGCCCCCTTCCCTCCCCTCGTCGAGGCCTCCCTCTATCTGATCGGCGGGCTCGTCCACGGCCTCATCGCCACCGGCGGCCCGATCATCGTCTACGCCCTGGCGCGTCAGCTCACCGACAAGCGCTCCCTGCGCGGAACCCTCGCCTCGCTCTGGCTGGTGCTGAACTTCCTGATGATCGCGGTGCTCGTTCCGCGCCTGGAGGCGCCGATGGAGGCGATCACCCTGGGCGCCTGGCTCCTGCCGGGGCTGGCCGTCGGCTTCGGGCTCGGGCAGTGGCTCCACCACCGGGTCCCCGAGCGGACCTTCCGCCTGGCGCTCTTCGGCCTGCTGCTCCTGGCCGGCCTCGCGGCGCTCCGCTAG
- a CDS encoding acyl-CoA/acyl-ACP dehydrogenase encodes MFDHLLTDTQKAYRDEIRELVAWVPRDLILAMDRDEVRFPKDFLQEAGRRRLLGVRYPKGLGGRELDWVASCVGMEEVGTLGYIFACVFGVGAELVCDAVVKHGTPEQQQRYVVPLLKGEKFAAECLTEPRGGSDFFGATTTAEEKDDHFLLNGQKRFIVGAEGADYFLVYARTDPDPEAKPHEALTCFLVDRGEGVEVSYLYGLMGCRGGGTGRLTFQDVKVPKENVVGRIGGAYEVFNTMMIPERLGTAAMTIGAARPALEIATRYTTRRKAFGRPVARFQGVSFQIAESAMLLDASRALVHATATAVDAGESEATIRRMVSETKRFVTESCQQVSHHAMQVMGGIAYTDVYPVERTFRDLRLASIWTGTNEVMSTIVAHEWYASEAERTGRSAPVRDHEADAIAAEEAAEKHYG; translated from the coding sequence ATGTTCGATCACCTGCTCACCGACACCCAGAAGGCCTACCGCGACGAGATCCGCGAGCTCGTCGCCTGGGTCCCCCGCGACCTCATCCTCGCCATGGACCGGGACGAGGTGCGCTTCCCGAAGGACTTCCTCCAGGAGGCCGGCCGGCGGAGGCTCCTCGGCGTGCGCTACCCGAAAGGCCTGGGCGGCCGGGAGCTGGACTGGGTCGCCTCCTGCGTGGGCATGGAGGAGGTCGGCACCCTCGGCTACATCTTCGCCTGCGTCTTCGGGGTCGGCGCCGAGCTGGTCTGCGACGCCGTCGTGAAGCACGGCACCCCCGAGCAGCAGCAGAGGTACGTGGTGCCCCTCCTGAAGGGGGAGAAGTTCGCCGCCGAGTGCCTCACCGAGCCCCGGGGCGGCTCGGACTTCTTCGGGGCGACCACCACCGCCGAGGAGAAGGACGACCACTTCCTGCTGAACGGCCAGAAGCGCTTCATCGTCGGCGCCGAGGGCGCGGACTACTTCCTGGTCTACGCCCGCACGGATCCCGACCCGGAGGCCAAGCCCCACGAGGCGCTGACCTGCTTCCTGGTCGATCGCGGCGAGGGCGTGGAGGTGAGCTACCTCTACGGCCTGATGGGCTGCCGGGGCGGCGGCACCGGCCGGCTGACCTTCCAGGACGTGAAGGTCCCGAAGGAGAACGTCGTCGGCCGGATCGGCGGCGCCTACGAGGTCTTCAACACGATGATGATCCCCGAGCGGCTGGGCACCGCGGCCATGACCATCGGCGCCGCGCGCCCCGCCCTGGAGATCGCAACCCGCTACACCACCCGCCGCAAGGCCTTCGGCCGGCCGGTGGCCCGCTTCCAGGGGGTGAGCTTCCAGATCGCCGAGAGCGCCATGCTCCTCGACGCCTCCCGGGCGCTGGTCCACGCCACGGCGACCGCGGTGGACGCCGGGGAGAGCGAGGCGACGATCCGCCGGATGGTCAGCGAGACCAAGCGCTTCGTCACCGAGAGCTGCCAGCAGGTCAGCCACCACGCCATGCAGGTCATGGGCGGCATCGCCTACACCGACGTCTACCCGGTCGAGCGCACCTTCCGGGACCTTCGCCTGGCCTCGATCTGGACCGGCACCAACGAGGTGATGAGCACCATCGTCGCCCACGAGTGGTACGCCTCGGAGGCCGAGCGTACGGGACGCAGCGCCCCGGTGCGCGACCACGAGGCCGACGCCATCGCCGCCGAGGAGGCGGCCGAGAAGCACTACGGCTAG
- a CDS encoding helix-turn-helix domain containing protein: MNKVHSSPRQRRRELRIEEILEAAEQLLEEGGPDHLTIARLAEALDYTVGAVYRYFPSKGAILAEVELRQVAEVTEVLEAALDRAAAALEGSRLNQRRRSLVPILLLAETYALLPFQHPRAFAALSLGLARDGRLTSAGDDQQVMERVQPFLTRVAELFGRARETGVLTPGSDADRAIRLWALLHGATSLRRLEPTDSRFAPGPDLALELTDDWLHACGAPRRALEAARRFLDRMGDPT, encoded by the coding sequence ATGAACAAGGTTCACTCCAGCCCCCGCCAGCGCCGCCGGGAGCTGCGCATCGAGGAGATCCTCGAGGCAGCCGAGCAGCTCCTCGAGGAGGGCGGCCCGGATCACCTCACCATCGCCCGGCTGGCCGAGGCGCTCGACTACACGGTGGGCGCCGTCTACCGCTACTTCCCCTCGAAGGGCGCCATCCTGGCCGAGGTGGAGCTGCGGCAGGTGGCCGAGGTCACCGAGGTGCTCGAGGCCGCCCTCGATCGGGCCGCCGCCGCGCTCGAGGGCAGCCGCCTGAACCAGCGGCGCCGGAGCCTGGTGCCCATCCTGCTCCTCGCCGAGACCTACGCGCTCCTGCCCTTCCAGCACCCCCGCGCCTTCGCCGCCCTCTCCCTGGGGCTGGCCCGGGACGGCCGTCTCACCTCCGCCGGTGACGACCAGCAGGTCATGGAGCGGGTGCAGCCCTTCCTCACGCGGGTCGCCGAGCTCTTCGGCCGGGCCCGGGAGACGGGCGTCCTCACTCCGGGCAGCGACGCCGACCGCGCCATCCGCCTCTGGGCCCTGCTCCACGGCGCCACCAGCCTGCGCCGCCTGGAGCCCACCGACTCACGCTTCGCTCCCGGGCCCGACCTGGCCCTCGAGCTCACCGACGACTGGCTGCACGCCTGCGGCGCCCCCCGGCGGGCGCTGGAGGCGGCCCGCCGCTTCCTCGATCGCATGGGAGATCCGACATGA